The Sulfurovum sp. TSL1 genomic sequence ACCTTCGAGCAGAACCAGCCATTCATCCTCTTCCTGGATATATTCTGTCCCGTCCAAATGATCTGAGCTGACGATACGGTTTATTTTGATATTTTTATGTGCAAGAAGCGGGGTGAAGGTTTCACCGCTTTTGGGTGTGACAGTGTCGTAAATATTCACTAGTATGTCATCTGCAAGCTGTCGATTTCTTCCCAGCTCATACCTTTTTTAGTATTTCGGTGTGCAAGTATATGGTCGATGTATCGGGCAAACATATCGGTCTCTATATTGAGTTTGGTTCCTACTTTGTAGTTTTTCATCAGTGTCACTTCAAGTGTATGCGGGATGATGGTGAGTCTGAAATGATCTGTGCCTACATCATTGACGGTCAAAGAGATACCGTCTATGGTGATAGAGCCTTTGGGTATGATATGGGCGATGTATTTGGGATCCACCGTGATGATGAAGTCTGTGGCATTCTCTCTGGGG encodes the following:
- a CDS encoding riboflavin synthase, encoding MFTGLIREIATVKSYQNNILTIKSKHKAKMGDSIAINGVCLTVIKLHSDGFDLELADETRSIIDESKLSGAVHMEPAMMMHDRFEGHIVQGHIDCVGTVSQITPRENATDFIITVDPKYIAHIIPKGSITIDGISLTVNDVGTDHFRLTIIPHTLEVTLMKNYKVGTKLNIETDMFARYIDHILAHRNTKKGMSWEEIDSLQMTY
- a CDS encoding cupin domain-containing protein — its product is MNIYDTVTPKSGETFTPLLAHKNIKINRIVSSDHLDGTEYIQEEDEWLVLLEGEATLLLDQAEQTLTKGDTLFIPAKTPHRVLHTKNGTLWLTVHIF